The following coding sequences are from one Melanotaenia boesemani isolate fMelBoe1 chromosome 19, fMelBoe1.pri, whole genome shotgun sequence window:
- the march5l gene encoding E3 ubiquitin-protein ligase MARCHF5, producing MALAEEQPEKHCWVCFATERDDHSAEWVSPCRCKGCTKWIHQSCLQRWLDEKQKANSGGAVSCPQCGTEYHIIFPKMGPLVYFLQQVDRALSRASPFAAVGVVVGTVYWSAVTYGAVTVMQVVGHKKGLYVMERADPLFLLMGLPTIPVLLVLGKMIRWEDYIVRLWHKYSYKRQPLSGSGGYLIRGPVNGAGAGDHLSVSRTLCGALVFPSIASLVGRLLFRRVSSNLQRTILGGIAFVVIKGVLKVYFKQQQYIIQTNRQILNYPERREDGQTEGEEDDAEHSGNE from the exons ATGGCCCTGGCTGAGGAGCAGCCTGAGAA ACACTGCTGGGTGTGTTTTGCCACCGAGCGGGATGACCACAGTGCAGAGTGGGTGAGTCCCTGCAGGTGTAAAGGCTGCACAAAGTGGATTCACCAGTCATGTCTGCAGCGCTGGTTGGAcgagaagcagaaagcaaacagCGGAGGAGCCGTCAGCTGTCCTCAGTGCGGCACTGAGTACCATATCATTTTCCCCAAGATGG GCCCGCTGGTGTACTTCCTGCAGCAGGTTGACAGAGCTCTGTCTCGGGCCAGTCCCTTTGCTGCAGTCGGGGTGGTCGTCGGGACGGTCTACTGGTCAGCGGTCACATATGGAGCTGTGACAGTCATGCAG GTGGTGGGACATAAGAAGGGTCTGTATGTGATGGAGCGAGCTGACCCACTGTTTCTGCTCATGGGCCTGCCCACCATCCCTGTGCTGCTGGTCCTGGGAAAGATGATCCGATGGGAGGATTATATAGTGAGGCTCTGGCACAAATACTCCTATAAACGCCAGCCCCTGTCAG GCAGTGGTGGATACCTCATTCGCGGGCCTGTCAACGGAGCTGGTGCAGGAGATCACCTGTCCGTGTCCAGGACTCTGTGTGGAGCTCTCGTCTTCCCTTCCATCGCCAGTCTGGTGGGGCGGCTTCTTTTCCGCCGGGTTTCCTCTAACCTGCAGCGCACTATTCTG GGCGGCATCGCCTTCGTGGTGATTAAAGGTGTCTTAAAGGTGTATTTCAAGCAGCAGCAGTACATCATTCAGACCAACAGACAAATCCTGAACTACCCAGAAAGGCGTGAAGATGGACAGACTGAGGGCGAGGAGGATGATGCAGAGCACAGCGGGAATGAatga